A genomic window from Salvia hispanica cultivar TCC Black 2014 chromosome 5, UniMelb_Shisp_WGS_1.0, whole genome shotgun sequence includes:
- the LOC125191401 gene encoding calmodulin, which translates to MADQLTDEQISEFKEAFSLFDKDGDGCITTKELGTVMRSLGQNPTEAELQDMINEVDADGNGTIDFPEFLNLMARKMKDTDSEEELKEAFRVFDKDQNGFISAAELRHVMTNLGEKLTDEEVDEMIREADVDGDGQINYEEFVKVMMAK; encoded by the exons ATGGCGGATCAGCTAACCGACGAGCAGATCTCCGAATTCAAGGAAGCCTTCTCGCTATTCGACAAGGATGGCGATG GCTGCATCACTACCAAGGAGCTTGGTACCGTGATGCGATCTTTGGGGCAGAACCCCACAGAGGCGGAACTTCAGGATATGATCAATGAGGTTGATGCTGATGGCAATGGGACAATCGATTTCCCAGAGTTCCTCAACTTGATGGCCAGAAAGATGAAGGATACTGATTCAGAGGAAGAGCTCAAGGAAGCTTTCCGTGTTTTTGACAAGGACCAGAATGGATTCATTTCTGCAGCTGAGCTTCGACATGTCATGACAAACCTTGGGGAGAAGCTTACTGATGAGGAGGTTGATGAGATGATCCGCGAGGCTGATGTAGATGGTGATGGGCAGATCAACTACGAGGAGTTCGTCAAGGTCATGATGGCCAAGTGA
- the LOC125191400 gene encoding myb-like protein X, whose protein sequence is MQMEVEVEVDMDTDTDKEMKKEKVKEMEMKMKMEMEKELEREREREMKEEKVKEIEKTMEMEMEIERERERERVRQMENEKEKALEMEMEQKGRNSVGKEKKEKTREKKEKNLRHKEKDAEPKESNDDEENAKDKEKEKEKKNSERKKLREIFFLKEKKEKKLRQKEEDGERNDNEEEKEKHVEPKESNEDEENYTGKEKKISEHKKIKELFFPKEKKEKKPRQKEDVEPKEHNDNEEEKEKDVEPKESNEDEENDMGNEKKNSEHKNLKERFFSKDKKEKKPRQKDEDVDAKERNGDEEENERCSTHKDKKEGLFGRAKKEMKLRHKEKDNELKESNGDDENTQKSSDHKEKKGNFFHRQKKEKKVRNKEKDDDEEKEKEKENENENDENSEHKEKSKEKEKKFRRKDKKGDKYMQLEQMEERQSFEN, encoded by the coding sequence atgcaaatggaggtggaggtggaggtggacATGGATACGGACACTGataaagaaatgaagaaggagaaggttaaggagatggagatgaagatgaagatggagatggagaaggagctggaaagggagagggagagggagatgAAGGAGGAAAAGGTAAAGGAGATAGAGAAGAcaatggagatggagatggagatagagagggagagggagagagagagggtgaGGCAGATGGAGAATGAGAAGGAGAAGGCTCTAGAGATGGAGATGGAGCAGAAGGGAAGAAATAGCGTTGgcaaggaaaaaaaagaaaaaactagagaaaagaaggagaaaaatctCCGGCATAAGGAGAAAGATGCAGAGCCAAAGGAGAGCAATGACGATGAGGAAAATGCCAAGGataaggagaaggagaaggagaagaaaaatagTGAGCGTAAAAAGTTAAgggaaatattttttcttaaggaaaaaaaggagaaaaagctTCGacagaaggaagaagatggtGAGCGCAATGAcaatgaggaggagaaggagaaacACGTCGAGCCCAAGGAGAGCAATGAAGATGAGGAAAATTACACGGGCAAGGAGAAGAAAATTAGTGAGcacaaaaagataaaagaactattttttccaaaggaaaagaaggagaaaaagccACGACAAAAGGAAGATGTTGAGCCCAAGGAGCACAATGACAacgaggaggagaaggagaaagaCGTTGAGCCCAAGGAGAGCAATGAAGATGAGGAAAATGACATGGGcaatgagaagaaaaatagcgagcacaaaaatttaaaagaaagatttttttcaaaggacaagaaggagaaaaagccCCGACAGAAGGATGAAGATGTTGATGCCAAGGAGCGCAATGGCGATGAGGAGGAAAACGAGAGATGTAGCACTCACAAAGACAAAAAAGAAGGTTTGTTTGGTAGGGCAAAAAAGGAGATGAAACTTCGACACAAGGAGAAAGACAACGAGCTCAAAGAGAGCAATGGCGATGATGAGAACACGCAGAAAAGTAGTGaccacaaagaaaaaaaaggaaatttctTTCATAGgcaaaagaaggagaaaaaagtcCGAAACAAGGAGAAAGATGACGAcgaggagaaggagaaggagaaggagaacgAGAACGAGAACGACGAAAATAGTGAACACAAAGAAAAGAgtaaagaaaaggagaaaaaattccGACGGAAGGATAAAAAAGGAGACAAATATATGCAGTTGGAGCAAATGGAAGAGCGCCAATCCTTTGAAAATTAG
- the LOC125188365 gene encoding SNF1-related protein kinase regulatory subunit beta-1 yields the protein MGNANGKEEGCENGGGDEVSEGSNHAPTIRVASSDLMVSSPPRDPHHSRAPLLFSSQAPVIPLQRNDGQSLNPLRQNEAQRAVDHPLEQGIPTIITWSYGGNSVVVEGSWDNWRTRKMLQRTGKDYSILLVLPSGIFRYRFIVDGEVRYIPDLPTETDQSGHVCNLLDVNDYVPENLDSVAEFEAPLSPESSYGQDFPGDEDFAKDPLMVPPQLSSSVLSSESNKDASASRPQHVVLNHLFMEKERSAQSVVALGLTHRFQSKYVTVVLYKPLKG from the exons ATGGGAAATGCCAATGGAAAAGAAGAAGGCTGTGAGAATGGCGGCGGCGACGAAGTCTCCGAAGGCTCGAACCACGCGCCGACAATCCGCGTGGCTTCCTCTGATCTAATGGTGAGCTCTCCGCCGCGTGATCCCCATCACTCTCGCGCTCCTCTCTTGTTTTCGTCGCAG GCCCCTGTAATTCCTTTGCAAAGAAATGATGGTCAGTCACTCAATCCACTGAGGCAGAATGAAGCTCAAAGAGCTGTCGATCACCCCCTTGAACAAGGCATACCAACTATAATAACTTGGAGTTATGGTGGAAATAGCGTGGTCGTGGAGGGTTCATGGGACAACTGGAGGACAAG GAAAATGCTCCAAAGAACAGGCAAGGATTATTCTATTCTTTTGGTGCTGCCATCAGGCATATTTCGTTACAGATTTATCGTGGATGGTGAAGTGAGATATATCCCCGATCTTCCAACTGAAACAGATCAGAGCGGCCATGTTTGTAATCTTCTTGATGTCAAT GACTATGTTCCTGAAAACCTTGATAGTGTGGCAGAATTTGAGGCTCCCCTATCACCTGAGTCAAGTTACGGTCAGGATTTTCCAGGAGACGAAGACTTTGCAAAGGATCCGTTGATGGTTCCACCTCAACTGTCATCGAGTGTTCTTAGCTCAGAAAGCAACAAAGACGCTAGTGCTTCAAGGCCACAGCATGTAGTGCTGAACCACCTCTTCATGGAGAAAGAACGATCAGCCCAGTCTGTGGTTGCCCTTGGCCTGACCCACCGATTCCAGTCCAAATACGTGACTGTCGTCCTCTACAAGCCTCTAAAAGGATGA
- the LOC125187303 gene encoding protein FAR1-RELATED SEQUENCE 11-like — MEGSNADKECRSDLKPYVGKLFESVEDDVSFYEEYANLCRFDTRRFGHKLSNRVKTWQTLVCSRQGKLLCDEENESTMPEGSANKRRRRSSRCLCNARLTLKYVIIAGSTRYVISNFIENHNHEMVDKKHVRYMKSNRKLGGYPL; from the exons atggaGGGTTCTAACGCTGATAAAG AATGTAGATCCGACTTGAAGCCTTATGTTGGCAAGCTTTTTGAATCAGTAGAAGATGACGTTTCTTTTTATGAAGAATATGCTAACCTATGTCGGTTTGATACCCGAAGATTTGGtcacaaattatcaaataGGGTCAAAACTTGGCAGACTCTAGTTTGTAGCAGGCAAGGTAAACTGTTGTGTGATGAGGAAAATGAAAGCACGATGCCCGAGGGTAGTGCCAACAAGCGTAGACGGCGTTCTAGCAGATGTCTCTGCAATGCGAGACTTACCTTGAAGTACGTAATCATTGCTGGCAGCACAAGATATGTTATTAGCAACTTCATAGAAAACCACAATCACGAGATGGTTGACAAGAAGCACGTCCGATACATGAAATCCAACCGTAAGCTTGGGGGATATCCATTATAG
- the LOC125186304 gene encoding uncharacterized protein LOC125186304 isoform X2, translated as MAATICKWKLRARRREFGHFVARDAILDEEYWTAAWLRAEAHWESFSYMRHVDSYKRKYAEEEFYALKRRCHGQEGKSLNCFCFVAIKKEDKNVRRTVLNSIVGTLDLSIKQFRQGETHLGKTKKLSAVLAGQEALETCKYAYIANVCVAKFARRRGIASNMLYLAADVATTAGMKQLFVHVNADNNSAQDLYKKIGFEVVEEASSSTSDDDKILMSMEL; from the exons ATGGCTGCTACCATTTGCAAGTGGAAACTAA GGGCCCGAAGGCGAGAATTTGGCCATTTTGTTGCTCGTGATGCTATACTGGATGAAGAATATTGG ACAGCAGCATGGCTCCGAGCAGAAGCCCATTGGGAATCCTTTTCTTATATGAG GCATGTTGATAGTTACAAAAGAAAGTATGCTGAGGAG GAATTTTATGCTTTGAAGCGAAGATGTCATGGACAAGAGGGGAAGTCATTGAACTGCTTCTGTTTTGTTGCA attaagaaagaagataaaaatgtcaGAAGAACAGTCCTGAACAGTATCGTGGGAACATTGGATCTAAGCATCAAGCAATTCAGGCAAGGGGAAACACATCTCGGG AAAACAAAGAAACTTTCTGCTGTTCTGGCTGGCCAAGAGGCTTTAGAAACCTGTAAATATGCTTACATCGCTAATGTTTGTGTGGCAAAGTTTGCTCGCCGCCGGGGCATTGCTTCGAACATGTTATACTTGGCTGCCGATGTAGCCACAACGGCAG GGATGAAGCAGCTTTTTGTTCACGTGAATGCAGATAACAATTCTGCCCAGGATCTGTACAAAAAGATTGGTTTTGAA GTGGTTGAGGAggcttcttcttcaacttcgGACGATGATAAGATACTGATGTCCATGGAACTGTGA
- the LOC125186304 gene encoding uncharacterized protein LOC125186304 isoform X1, which produces MMELNGNFLPQFRVRPTRFGLLPSIKHQPLLVVAIFTGEPLPARHYRWKNLEVHCNKEKSTQNLALPKNEISKLHELSFDRPQLTDHECTGARRREFGHFVARDAILDEEYWTAAWLRAEAHWESFSYMRHVDSYKRKYAEEEFYALKRRCHGQEGKSLNCFCFVAIKKEDKNVRRTVLNSIVGTLDLSIKQFRQGETHLGKTKKLSAVLAGQEALETCKYAYIANVCVAKFARRRGIASNMLYLAADVATTAGMKQLFVHVNADNNSAQDLYKKIGFEVVEEASSSTSDDDKILMSMEL; this is translated from the exons ATGATGGAGCTGAACGGAAATTTCCTGCCGCAATTCAGAGTCCGTCCCACCCGTTTCGGATTGCTTCCCTCAATCAAACACCAGCCTCTGCTTGTTGTCGCAATATTTACTgg GGAACCTCTTCCTGCTCGGCACTATCGGTGGAAGAATCTCGAAGTTCACtgtaataaagaaaaaagcaCACAGAATTTGGCTCTTCCTAAGAATGAGATATCAAAGCTACATGAGCTCTCCTTTGATCGACCACAGCTTACTGACCACGAATGTACAGGGGCCCGAAGGCGAGAATTTGGCCATTTTGTTGCTCGTGATGCTATACTGGATGAAGAATATTGG ACAGCAGCATGGCTCCGAGCAGAAGCCCATTGGGAATCCTTTTCTTATATGAG GCATGTTGATAGTTACAAAAGAAAGTATGCTGAGGAG GAATTTTATGCTTTGAAGCGAAGATGTCATGGACAAGAGGGGAAGTCATTGAACTGCTTCTGTTTTGTTGCA attaagaaagaagataaaaatgtcaGAAGAACAGTCCTGAACAGTATCGTGGGAACATTGGATCTAAGCATCAAGCAATTCAGGCAAGGGGAAACACATCTCGGG AAAACAAAGAAACTTTCTGCTGTTCTGGCTGGCCAAGAGGCTTTAGAAACCTGTAAATATGCTTACATCGCTAATGTTTGTGTGGCAAAGTTTGCTCGCCGCCGGGGCATTGCTTCGAACATGTTATACTTGGCTGCCGATGTAGCCACAACGGCAG GGATGAAGCAGCTTTTTGTTCACGTGAATGCAGATAACAATTCTGCCCAGGATCTGTACAAAAAGATTGGTTTTGAA GTGGTTGAGGAggcttcttcttcaacttcgGACGATGATAAGATACTGATGTCCATGGAACTGTGA